One part of the Anaerolineae bacterium genome encodes these proteins:
- a CDS encoding NHL repeat: MSVQTALLWLAFVAGALIRFAGLGTAPLTDGEAGLALMALQIAQGKAAAIQAYPLEVVVSAALFFLFGSSNFFARFLAAASGTLLMLGVISQRERLGSTLTLVLTFILAFDPALVAQSRQMGSVLPALVALGAIYLFASQARWRLAGIALGLGILSGAPFWYGGLVLLLAALAFTIIEKRLSSTSGIPVPVWGEGLTDRTRLRTFVIAALLTILFGSTLFLVYPRGLGASLSPLLAYLDGWKGPATVSIPVLLLSLGVYQTPAILFGGISIGRGLLNRRANNLASAQRRQDFLIIWFAIAILMALLYPARQMANLIWAILPLWILAAQEIVRWVERLEQPLWATLALAAITFVFLCLFWLQLAAYASLWAYGAGEWWRLAAVFSSLAIIALFVWLAEMVWPARLAWQGLILGFLVAFFLYTVSNGWGVAFSLPWSQVFRQELWKPYPQIGDADLLLETVQDLSRWKSGRADSLPIVIALDSPALRWLLRQQHQVTVLPEDQALAQLSARQVGQLPAILITPAYAENPTLAAAYRGQDFNWRYQPNLQGIPQSPFNWLLFRKGTWEVQPLILWARTDLFPDGQSVSSGGGDLPLEIPFEEEFPLDQP; encoded by the coding sequence ATGTCTGTTCAAACCGCACTCCTCTGGTTGGCTTTTGTTGCTGGCGCCCTGATCCGCTTTGCCGGGTTGGGAACGGCGCCGCTAACGGATGGCGAAGCAGGGCTTGCTTTGATGGCATTGCAAATTGCCCAGGGCAAAGCCGCCGCCATTCAAGCCTATCCATTGGAGGTAGTCGTCTCGGCGGCGCTTTTCTTTCTGTTTGGCAGTAGCAATTTCTTTGCCCGTTTCCTGGCGGCTGCCAGTGGCACGTTGCTCATGCTGGGTGTCATTTCCCAACGTGAGCGCCTCGGCTCTACCCTTACCCTGGTGTTGACTTTTATCCTGGCGTTCGATCCGGCTTTGGTGGCGCAATCGCGGCAGATGGGTTCAGTTTTGCCTGCTCTGGTGGCGCTGGGCGCCATTTATCTTTTCGCCAGCCAGGCGCGCTGGCGTCTGGCAGGGATTGCCCTTGGCCTGGGGATTTTGAGCGGAGCGCCTTTCTGGTATGGCGGTCTGGTGCTCCTCCTGGCGGCGCTCGCCTTCACCATAATAGAGAAGCGACTTTCTTCGACTTCTGGCATCCCTGTGCCTGTCTGGGGAGAAGGCTTAACTGATCGAACCAGGCTGCGAACTTTTGTGATTGCCGCCCTTCTGACAATCCTGTTCGGCAGTACCCTGTTCCTGGTCTATCCGCGCGGTTTGGGAGCAAGCCTCTCGCCGCTGCTTGCCTATCTCGACGGCTGGAAGGGTCCTGCAACGGTTTCGATCCCTGTCCTTCTGCTTTCCCTGGGCGTCTATCAAACGCCGGCTATCCTCTTCGGAGGGATCTCCATCGGACGCGGTCTGCTCAATCGCCGCGCCAACAACCTGGCTTCCGCTCAGCGCCGGCAAGACTTTTTGATAATCTGGTTCGCAATCGCCATACTGATGGCACTCCTGTATCCGGCGCGGCAGATGGCGAACCTGATTTGGGCGATCCTGCCCTTGTGGATTCTGGCTGCGCAGGAAATCGTCCGCTGGGTCGAAAGGCTGGAGCAACCGTTGTGGGCAACTCTGGCTCTCGCTGCGATTACTTTTGTCTTCCTTTGCCTGTTCTGGCTACAGCTGGCTGCTTACGCTTCCCTCTGGGCGTATGGCGCAGGGGAGTGGTGGCGTTTGGCGGCTGTGTTCTCCAGCCTTGCCATCATTGCCCTCTTTGTGTGGCTGGCAGAAATGGTGTGGCCCGCTCGACTTGCCTGGCAGGGGCTGATTCTCGGTTTCCTGGTCGCCTTTTTCCTCTACACCGTTTCGAATGGTTGGGGAGTGGCTTTTTCGCTTCCGTGGAGTCAGGTTTTTCGCCAGGAGTTGTGGAAGCCTTACCCTCAGATTGGCGACGCCGATTTGCTCTTAGAAACCGTTCAAGACCTCTCGCGCTGGAAGAGTGGCCGCGCCGATAGTTTACCGATCGTTATCGCTCTCGATTCACCAGCGTTACGCTGGTTGCTTCGCCAGCAACATCAGGTCACTGTTCTGCCCGAAGACCAGGCGCTGGCTCAACTTTCTGCCCGCCAGGTGGGTCAATTGCCCGCCATCCTGATTACGCCCGCCTATGCTGAAAACCCTACCCTGGCAGCAGCCTATCGTGGGCAAGATTTCAACTGGCGCTATCAACCCAACTTGCAAGGCATTCCCCAATCGCCGTTTAACTGGCTGCTTTTCCGTAAAGGCACCTGGGAAGTTCAACCGCTGATCCTGTGGGCACGCACAGACCTCTTTCCGGATGGGCAGTCTGTCAGTAGTGGCGGGGGAGATCTGCCCCTTGAGATCCCGTTTGAAGAGGAGTTCCCGCTTGATCAACCCTGA
- a CDS encoding 1-acyl-sn-glycerol-3-phosphate acyltransferase, with the protein MQEKAIAPYRVPLFNRLARKVLRPIFRGLFHLLSSIHIQGLENVPKRGAYLVAINHISLFEAPFVVAFWPCELEAMGAVEVWSRKGQNILARLYHGIQVHRGQYDRQVMEQAIAVLASGRPLLIAPEGGRTHQPGLRRAYPGVAYLVERSGVPVVPVGIVGSTDDFLQRALRLTRPKLEMNIGKPIHLPPILAKGEARRQARQRNADRVMLAIAALLPPEYRGIYADFSLALEEGGS; encoded by the coding sequence ATGCAGGAGAAAGCCATCGCTCCCTATCGGGTTCCTCTCTTCAATCGCCTGGCGCGCAAGGTCTTGCGTCCGATCTTTCGCGGCCTGTTTCATCTGCTCAGTTCAATTCACATCCAGGGATTGGAAAACGTTCCAAAGCGCGGCGCCTATCTGGTTGCCATCAACCATATCTCCCTGTTCGAGGCGCCGTTTGTGGTGGCGTTCTGGCCATGCGAGTTAGAAGCAATGGGAGCTGTAGAAGTGTGGAGCCGCAAAGGGCAGAATATTTTAGCCCGCCTGTATCACGGCATTCAGGTGCACCGTGGCCAGTATGATCGCCAGGTGATGGAACAGGCAATAGCTGTTCTTGCCAGTGGTCGCCCATTGTTAATCGCTCCAGAAGGTGGGCGTACCCATCAGCCCGGCTTGCGCCGGGCTTATCCAGGCGTGGCTTATCTGGTTGAGAGGAGCGGTGTGCCGGTTGTGCCGGTTGGGATTGTTGGCTCGACCGATGATTTCTTACAGCGCGCTCTGCGCCTCACCCGCCCAAAGCTGGAAATGAACATTGGCAAACCGATTCACCTGCCGCCCATTCTCGCCAAAGGGGAAGCCCGCCGCCAGGCACGGCAACGCAATGCCGACCGGGTGATGCTGGCAATCGCCGCTCTTTTACCGCCTGAATACCGCGGTATTTATGCTGATTTCTCTCTTGCCCTCGAGGAGGGTGGTTCATGA
- a CDS encoding Sensory transduction histidine kinase — protein MQIEWILSLTQLPAYLALPSGWPGRLALFLAWSLSALLTGWIIYRWRHFSSRWSGQAWGMILLAGVASIVMTLFIGLRLSAPGALPPPGLPLQAAAAALMLFAAVPWMIVAGFYGILPAIVVAALSSVLLMIWSTHSLFTPLEYLFYAAFFSAMIQQRYRTSFYHWLRHPVIAALLLSAVTPLTFLLTRLWLVDGPAAVRLDYVMTNLRHATLATVGMFWIGGAAAEIVFLLAPRRWGNPAPLIPSPAERSLSARFLYLFLPIVLLLTVFLMATVWRVAENAARRMITDRLQGMAQLSADSIPYFLEAGQNMIQQIAQDPRLLSSSPSELDGYLQEHLRAVPFFTQLYILNQQGESIAGYPQSDYHRAAAQVAEQMGIRLALGGVPFQTYSAPPQSGEEAAQISFIAALRDDQGVPQRVLIGRTSLSVNPMMQSLLGILRRMTDYQGEGILLDENGLILFHPQSSRLMEPYSGRTEIRETLFDETAPDGTRRLVYVKSASGRPWTVVLSLPARQAQQLAINIAAPILFAMFLLGSGAILYFRYNLNKITSSLQLLAEQATTIAQGRLDKAVEARGEDEEGRLRAAFETMRLSLKSRLEELNRLLWVSQGVASSLDLSQAVRPVLEASLSLGAASVRIVLTPGALPVLDAEENRLSVYADGHAAQLYADLDEQILTVCRQQERIVLSHPFRPRILTYPPNAPIPESLVAVALKLENEIVGALWLAFDLPHSFSEEEIRFITTLAGQTALAVANARHFLTAEIGRKRLEAILTSTSDPILVTDTKGQVSLANPAALRAFSSNKELLTSAAQIRLPAELNELMRTTRESPRAIELTLPDGKIYSATVSTVYTEGRPVNRVCFLRDITHFKELDALKSEFVANVSHDLRAPLTLMRGYATMLEMAGSLNEHQLGYVHKIILSVENMTRLVNNLLDLGRIEAGVGLQLELVAPKELIEKAVSDVQLHATQKRIQLTVDLPGEGLSLIEADAALLNQALHNLLDNAIKFTEAGGKVQIGARVKDDQVIFAVRDNGIGIAPLDQPRLFDKFYRVKRPGAKVSSSGSGLGLAIVKSVAERHHGRAWVESQLGRGSTFYISLPIRQPRETQAVVAESRGSDVPSKS, from the coding sequence ATGCAAATTGAATGGATTCTCTCCCTCACCCAACTCCCCGCCTATCTGGCTTTGCCCTCCGGTTGGCCGGGCAGGCTTGCCCTCTTTCTGGCCTGGTCGTTAAGTGCGTTGCTGACAGGTTGGATCATCTACCGCTGGCGCCATTTTTCCAGTCGTTGGAGCGGGCAGGCGTGGGGGATGATCTTGTTAGCGGGTGTGGCTTCGATTGTCATGACCCTGTTCATCGGCTTGCGTCTGAGTGCACCTGGCGCCCTGCCACCTCCTGGTTTACCTCTTCAAGCCGCAGCCGCAGCCTTGATGCTCTTCGCCGCTGTGCCGTGGATGATTGTGGCAGGATTTTACGGTATTTTGCCTGCCATCGTTGTTGCCGCTCTCAGCAGTGTTCTGTTGATGATCTGGTCAACCCACAGCCTCTTTACCCCGCTGGAGTATCTCTTTTATGCCGCCTTCTTCAGCGCCATGATTCAACAACGTTATCGCACCTCCTTCTATCACTGGTTGCGGCATCCAGTGATCGCTGCGCTGCTGCTTTCTGCTGTGACTCCCTTGACTTTTCTTCTCACCCGCCTCTGGCTGGTGGATGGCCCGGCGGCCGTACGCCTCGATTATGTCATGACCAACCTCCGCCATGCAACCCTGGCAACGGTCGGAATGTTCTGGATTGGAGGTGCCGCCGCCGAAATCGTCTTTCTGCTTGCTCCCCGGCGCTGGGGCAATCCTGCGCCGCTGATTCCCTCCCCTGCTGAGCGCAGCCTTTCTGCCCGCTTTCTCTATCTATTCCTTCCAATCGTTTTGCTTCTGACGGTCTTCCTGATGGCAACCGTCTGGCGAGTGGCTGAAAACGCGGCGCGGCGGATGATCACCGACCGCCTGCAAGGCATGGCCCAACTTTCGGCAGATAGCATTCCATACTTCCTGGAAGCGGGCCAGAACATGATCCAACAAATTGCTCAAGACCCGCGTCTGCTCAGCAGTTCACCATCCGAACTCGATGGCTATCTGCAGGAACATCTGCGCGCCGTGCCGTTCTTTACTCAGTTATATATTCTCAACCAGCAGGGAGAAAGCATCGCCGGCTATCCCCAAAGCGATTATCACCGCGCCGCAGCACAGGTTGCCGAGCAAATGGGCATTCGCCTGGCGCTGGGTGGGGTTCCTTTTCAGACCTATTCTGCTCCGCCGCAGAGCGGGGAGGAGGCCGCCCAAATCTCCTTTATCGCCGCCCTTCGGGATGACCAGGGTGTACCGCAACGTGTGTTGATTGGACGTACTTCTTTAAGCGTGAATCCGATGATGCAGTCTCTCCTGGGGATTTTACGTCGGATGACGGATTATCAGGGAGAAGGCATCTTGCTCGATGAAAACGGTTTGATCCTGTTTCATCCTCAATCTTCCCGCTTGATGGAACCCTATAGCGGTCGGACAGAGATTCGGGAAACTTTGTTCGACGAAACTGCTCCAGACGGCACGCGTCGCCTGGTGTACGTTAAGTCCGCCAGCGGACGTCCCTGGACGGTTGTGCTCAGCCTGCCAGCCCGCCAGGCTCAACAACTTGCCATCAACATTGCCGCGCCGATCCTGTTTGCCATGTTCTTGTTGGGCAGCGGTGCCATCCTGTACTTTCGTTATAACCTTAATAAGATTACCTCCTCCTTGCAGCTGCTGGCCGAGCAAGCCACGACCATCGCCCAGGGGCGTCTGGATAAGGCTGTCGAAGCCAGAGGAGAAGACGAAGAAGGACGTCTGCGAGCAGCTTTCGAGACCATGCGCTTAAGCCTGAAATCCAGGCTGGAGGAGCTCAATCGTTTGCTCTGGGTGAGTCAAGGGGTTGCTTCCAGCCTGGACTTGAGTCAGGCAGTTCGACCGGTTCTTGAGGCCTCCCTGTCGCTGGGGGCAGCCTCGGTGCGGATTGTTTTAACGCCGGGAGCTTTACCGGTCCTGGACGCAGAAGAAAATCGCTTGAGTGTCTATGCAGATGGACATGCTGCCCAACTCTATGCCGACCTGGATGAACAGATTCTGACCGTCTGTCGCCAGCAGGAACGCATTGTTTTATCTCATCCCTTTCGACCCCGGATTTTGACTTACCCGCCCAACGCGCCGATTCCCGAGTCGCTGGTCGCAGTGGCGCTCAAACTCGAGAACGAAATCGTAGGTGCCTTATGGCTGGCGTTCGACTTACCGCATTCCTTCAGTGAGGAGGAGATTCGCTTCATCACCACCCTGGCCGGTCAAACCGCTCTGGCGGTGGCAAACGCCCGGCATTTCCTGACCGCTGAAATCGGGCGCAAGCGGCTGGAGGCAATCTTAACTTCTACCTCTGATCCTATTCTGGTCACCGATACCAAAGGGCAGGTTTCTCTGGCGAACCCGGCTGCCTTAAGGGCTTTTTCGAGCAATAAAGAGCTGCTTACTTCAGCGGCGCAAATCCGCCTGCCGGCCGAACTAAATGAACTGATGCGCACAACCCGGGAAAGCCCGCGCGCCATTGAACTTACCTTACCGGATGGAAAAATTTACTCGGCAACCGTTTCTACCGTCTATACTGAGGGCCGCCCCGTCAACCGCGTCTGTTTCCTGCGTGATATTACCCACTTCAAAGAATTGGATGCGCTAAAGTCCGAATTTGTTGCCAATGTCTCGCATGACCTGCGCGCGCCTCTAACCCTGATGCGGGGATACGCCACCATGCTGGAGATGGCTGGTTCTTTGAACGAACACCAGTTAGGCTATGTGCATAAGATCATCCTGTCGGTTGAAAATATGACCCGCCTGGTCAATAATTTGCTCGATCTGGGGCGCATCGAAGCCGGGGTCGGCTTACAACTTGAACTGGTCGCTCCGAAAGAGCTGATTGAAAAAGCCGTGAGCGATGTCCAGCTCCATGCCACCCAAAAGCGTATTCAACTTACGGTCGATTTACCCGGTGAGGGCTTGTCGTTGATCGAAGCCGATGCCGCCCTGCTCAATCAAGCCCTGCACAATTTGCTGGATAACGCCATTAAATTCACCGAGGCCGGAGGTAAAGTTCAAATTGGGGCGCGGGTGAAGGACGATCAGGTGATCTTTGCCGTGCGCGATAACGGCATCGGCATTGCTCCCCTCGACCAGCCGCGCTTGTTCGACAAGTTCTACCGTGTTAAGCGTCCTGGCGCAAAGGTCAGTAGTTCGGGTTCGGGGTTGGGTCTGGCAATCGTCAAATCAGTTGCCGAACGGCATCATGGGCGTGCCTGGGTAGAAAGCCAGCTTGGGCGTGGCTCTACGTTTTATATCTCCCTGCCCATCCGCCAGCCGCGTGAGACTCAGGCAGTGGTGGCGGAGTCCCGAGGGTCTGACGTTCCTTCCAAAAGCTGA
- a CDS encoding Molybdopterin-guanine dinucleotide biosynthesis protein MobA, translating into MGTDKALIPFLGKPLVQRILERLIPVVDEALVTTNHPERYSFLNVPLVGDVFPGRGALGGLYTALRSAHYTFVAVVACDMPFANPELLEILFRTLEESHADAVIPQTANGNEPFHAVYRRENCLPLVRQALEDGHWRADAWFWEANLRFLSPEEVSIFDPLGLAFQNVNTPDELAAAEELARQLEQG; encoded by the coding sequence ATGGGCACGGATAAAGCCCTGATTCCATTTTTAGGGAAGCCGTTGGTGCAACGCATCCTCGAACGACTGATTCCGGTCGTTGATGAAGCCCTGGTGACGACAAACCATCCAGAACGATACTCCTTCCTCAACGTTCCGTTGGTCGGGGATGTCTTTCCCGGTCGCGGCGCTTTAGGAGGGCTATACACCGCTTTGCGCAGCGCTCATTACACCTTTGTGGCAGTGGTGGCCTGCGATATGCCCTTTGCCAACCCCGAACTGCTCGAAATCCTCTTTCGCACCCTCGAAGAAAGCCATGCCGATGCAGTCATCCCCCAAACGGCGAACGGAAACGAGCCGTTTCACGCCGTCTATCGGCGCGAAAACTGTCTGCCGTTGGTGCGCCAGGCCCTGGAAGACGGTCACTGGCGCGCCGATGCCTGGTTCTGGGAAGCCAACCTGCGCTTTTTGAGCCCTGAAGAGGTCAGTATCTTCGATCCGCTGGGATTGGCTTTTCAAAACGTCAATACCCCCGACGAGTTAGCCGCGGCAGAGGAACTTGCTCGCCAGTTGGAGCAGGGCTAA
- a CDS encoding Thymidylate synthase, with protein sequence MRLLAIYTGEYGQRHIENIRAHAPKHWQIETWLAPTSYPLVIDDPADFLPGEVPPVELILSFAEVKGVAELLPDLARRTDARAVLAPIDNEAWLPRGLARQLRGWLEKMGVACATPKPLCSLTEQDYWVTRRQRLSYQSPQISEFARYFGRPSFKITIDPQTRLIVDVAVQRDATCGCARFVAQGLVGLSADEAQEKAGLLHHHYPCLASMGIDIDFGDTLMHVSGNIFKDEIGELVKPYRRVQYIAPGMRSED encoded by the coding sequence ATGCGCCTCCTGGCTATCTACACCGGCGAATACGGACAACGCCATATTGAAAATATCCGCGCCCATGCCCCCAAACACTGGCAAATCGAGACCTGGCTGGCGCCAACCAGCTATCCTCTGGTGATTGATGATCCTGCCGATTTTCTCCCTGGCGAAGTTCCTCCCGTTGAACTCATTCTCTCGTTTGCCGAAGTCAAAGGGGTGGCTGAGTTGTTGCCCGATCTCGCCCGACGCACTGACGCCAGGGCAGTGCTTGCTCCTATCGATAACGAAGCCTGGTTGCCGCGCGGCCTGGCGCGCCAATTGCGCGGCTGGTTGGAGAAAATGGGCGTTGCCTGTGCAACGCCAAAGCCACTTTGTTCGCTGACCGAACAGGATTACTGGGTGACACGCCGTCAACGCCTGAGCTATCAAAGCCCGCAAATTTCCGAGTTTGCCCGCTATTTTGGTCGCCCCTCCTTCAAAATCACCATCGATCCGCAAACGCGTTTGATTGTGGATGTAGCGGTCCAACGCGATGCAACCTGCGGTTGCGCCAGATTCGTAGCCCAGGGCCTGGTAGGGCTTTCAGCCGATGAAGCGCAAGAAAAAGCCGGCCTGCTCCATCATCATTATCCCTGTCTGGCCAGCATGGGCATTGATATTGACTTCGGCGATACCTTGATGCATGTTTCCGGCAATATCTTCAAGGACGAAATTGGGGAATTGGTGAAACCCTATCGGCGAGTTCAATATATCGCCCCCGGCATGCGCAGTGAAGATTAG
- a CDS encoding Cytidylate kinase: MINPEPLKDLETSQIITIDGPAASGKSTLGQRLAQALGYLYFDTGVMYRALTWLALQQGVSMQDEETLTALAEKVPIEVTQPTQADGRAYDVWIGDQDVTWAIRQPQVDDHVSLVSIYPGVRRALSEQQRRIGLRGKVVMVGRDIGTVVLPEAAIKIYLDASLEERARRRFAERRARGEEVTYEEVLQSLRERDRIDSTRAVSPLRPAADAVIIDSDGKDIDQVFDLVLEIVRTRQRQTT, from the coding sequence TTGATCAACCCTGAACCACTCAAAGACCTCGAAACATCGCAGATCATAACCATCGACGGGCCGGCTGCTTCGGGAAAATCTACCCTTGGTCAAAGGCTGGCGCAGGCGTTAGGTTATTTGTATTTCGACACCGGCGTAATGTACCGCGCCCTGACCTGGCTGGCATTACAACAGGGTGTTTCGATGCAAGACGAAGAGACGCTGACCGCCCTGGCTGAAAAAGTGCCGATCGAAGTGACCCAACCCACGCAAGCCGATGGCAGGGCTTACGATGTCTGGATTGGCGATCAAGATGTTACCTGGGCAATTCGCCAGCCCCAGGTGGATGACCATGTCTCGCTCGTATCCATTTACCCGGGCGTGCGCCGGGCGTTGAGCGAACAACAGCGGCGCATTGGTTTGCGCGGCAAAGTGGTGATGGTTGGTAGGGATATTGGCACGGTGGTTTTGCCAGAAGCGGCAATTAAAATTTATCTGGACGCTTCCCTGGAAGAACGAGCGCGACGCCGTTTTGCCGAAAGGCGGGCACGCGGTGAGGAGGTGACCTATGAAGAGGTCCTCCAGTCCTTGCGTGAGCGCGACCGGATCGATTCGACGCGGGCAGTTTCCCCGTTGCGCCCGGCTGCTGATGCCGTGATCATCGATTCAGACGGCAAAGACATTGATCAGGTTTTCGATCTGGTGCTCGAGATCGTTCGTACTCGCCAGAGACAAACAACCTGA
- a CDS encoding 1-acyl-sn-glycerol-3-phosphate acyltransferase: MMQSQNTLNAPLTRSVSGKYNHASWEAKRRFLRFLLRTIGMTMLVKLDGVEGIENIPAQGPAILYINHIAFVDPVVIVHVVPRNIVPLAKIEVYDYPLVGLIPRLWGVIPVRREEFDRRAVQQILEVLRAGEIVLVAPEGTRRPALSQAKEGIAYLAAHSGAPLIPTAIWGTVGFPALRPTRRWKQAGVQVRFGKPFRYRPHLKRPTKEELRLMTDEAMYVLAALLPPELRGVYSDLSRATQTTLEWL; the protein is encoded by the coding sequence ATGATGCAAAGCCAGAATACACTCAATGCTCCCTTAACCCGCTCCGTTTCGGGCAAATATAACCATGCGAGCTGGGAAGCCAAACGGCGCTTCTTGCGTTTTCTCTTGCGCACGATTGGAATGACCATGCTGGTCAAGCTCGATGGGGTGGAGGGAATTGAAAACATACCTGCCCAGGGTCCAGCCATTCTGTACATTAACCACATTGCCTTTGTGGATCCGGTGGTGATTGTCCACGTTGTGCCGCGCAATATTGTGCCCCTCGCCAAAATCGAGGTCTATGATTATCCCCTGGTGGGTTTGATTCCGCGCTTGTGGGGGGTTATCCCGGTACGACGCGAAGAATTCGATCGGCGCGCCGTGCAGCAGATTCTGGAGGTATTGCGCGCCGGAGAGATTGTCCTGGTCGCTCCCGAAGGTACCCGTCGTCCGGCGCTCTCTCAGGCAAAAGAGGGCATTGCCTATCTGGCAGCGCACAGCGGCGCGCCGTTGATACCCACAGCCATCTGGGGTACCGTTGGCTTTCCGGCTTTACGCCCGACGCGGCGCTGGAAACAAGCCGGAGTTCAGGTGCGCTTTGGCAAGCCCTTTCGCTACCGTCCTCACCTGAAGCGGCCGACCAAAGAAGAACTGCGCCTGATGACCGACGAAGCCATGTACGTCCTGGCTGCCCTGCTGCCACCCGAACTGCGCGGCGTCTATAGCGATCTATCCAGGGCAACTCAAACGACCCTTGAATGGCTGTAG